In the Alistipes provencensis genome, CATATGGGTTGCTGTTGCAGACGGGGTATCCCGGGTGGGGCTACTCGATCCTCAACGGGGCGACCTCGATCTGGGAGCGGTGGGACAGCTACACCCGCGAATACGGGTTCGGGGGCCGCGACGGCGGCAACAATGCCCGGATGAACTCCTTCAGCCACTACGCCTTCGGGTCGGTGGCCGAATGGATGTTCCGTTACGCGCTGGGCATCGATACCGAAGGACCCGGTTACCGGCACATCCTGCTGCGTCCCCGGCCCGACGCCCGTATCGGGTGGATGAAGGGTTCGTACCGTTCGGTGAGCGGTGTGATCGTCTCGGAATGGGAGGTCGGACGCCGCACGACCCGCTACCGCTTCGTCGTGCCGCCCAACACGCGGGCCACGCTGTCGCTGCCCGGGCAGGAGCCCCGCGATCTGGGCCCCGGGGAGCATGAGTTCGAATTTAAAAATGTGAAAAGATGAAAATAGTTGTCATAGGAAGTTCCAACATGGACCTGATCTCGGTCGCGGAGCGGATGCCCCGCCCCGGGGAGACCGTCGGAAACGCCCGTTTCATGCAGGCCTTCGGCGGCAAAGGGGCCAATCAGGCCGTCGCCGCGGCCCGGCTGGGCGGCGAGGTGGTGCTGGTCGCCGCACTCGGGGACGATCTTTCGGGACGCGCGATGCGGGAGCATTTCGCCGCCGAGGGCATCGACACCTCGCGTCTGGTGACCGATCCGGAAAACGCCACCGGAACGGCGCTGATCCTCGTGGACGCGGCTGCCGAGAATGCGATCTCGGTAGCTCCGGGCGCCAATTTCTCGCTGACGCCCGAGGCCATCGGGTCGCTGGACGAGGTGCTTGCCGGGGCCGGGATGCTGGTCATGCAGGCCGAGATTCCCTACCGCACCGTTCGTGAGGCGGCGTTCGCCGCTCGGCGGCTCGGGGTTCCCGTGCTGCTGAATCCCGCGCCGGCCTGCCGCATCGACGCCGAACTGATGGCCGCGGTGGATATTCTGGTCGTGAACCAGACCGAGGCGGCCTGCATCAGCGGGCTGTCGCCCGATGAAAATCCCTTGGAAGAGGTGGCCGGGCGGCTGTTGGCCGACGGGCCGCGCAACGTCGTGGTCACGCTGGGCAGCCGGGGTTCCTACCTGCTTAATGCGGCGGGTTCGCTGACGGTGCCCGCTTTCCGGGTGAAGGCCGTGGATACCACGGCTGCGGGCGATGTCTTTTGCGGCGCGCTGGCGGTAGCTGCCGCCGGGGCGGAGCTCTCGGCCGAAGCCCTGCGTTTTGCCAGCGCCGCATCGGCCATCAGCGTTACGCGCCAAGGCGCCCAGCCCTCCATCCCCACGCGGGCGGAGGTCGAAGAATTTTTAACGAAGAACTGAAAAACTTTAAAACCCAAACGGATTATGAAAACTTCCAAACTGTTCATTTACCTGACGCTGCTGCTTTTCCTCGCGCCGGCGGTCACTTCGTGTTCGGACGATGACGACATGGACATCCCCGGACATACCATACCGCCCAAGGCGGTCCTCTCGTCGGACAAGACCTCGTTCGAGGCCCTGACCGGAGCCGCGTTCGTACTCGAAGCCACCGTGACACAGGGCTACAACGTGCAGCACGAATGGAAGATCGGCGACATGGTCATCGGGCAGGAGGCACGGCTGGAATACGCCTTTGCCGATCCGGGGACCTTCGAGGTCGTCTATTCGGCCCTGAACGGCTACGGCGCCGACCGTCATCCCTTCACGGTCGAGGTTTCGCAGGGGGCCAACCCCGGCATCACGTTCTCGACCGACAAGCGCACGTTCGAGCGCAGTATCGGCGAGATGGTCCGGCTGTCGGCCACGCTGACCGGCATCACCGGCACCCATTCGTGGCAGGTCGACAACAAGGAGGTCTCGACCTCGGAGCGGCTGGACTACTCCGTCGCAACGGCCGGTACGAAGCTCATCAAGCATACGCTGACCTACGACGAGGGTACGACCTACACCACGCAGTTCACGCTGACGGCCGTCAAGAGCGATTACGGCAACTGGTTCAAGTGGCGCGAGGGCAAGGACTACGTCATCTGCCTGAAGAACGACCTGACGAAGGTCGTGGCCGCCGACGTGAACAATCCTGCGGCGCCCTACAACGTCGAGACGTGGGACGGCAGCGAGAAACAGATGTTCCGCAAGGGGTATTATTTCGGTTACGGTCCCGTACCGGCGCTGGAGTACTACAACTTCTACAACGTGGCCACGCACAGCGTGCTGCAGTGGACGGGCAACGCATGGCCCAACAACCCGGTCGATCCCGTCACGGGAGCCATGGGCGCTGACCCGTGGGACGCTTGGTTCATGGATGTGAACAGCTCGGGCGACGTGCGTTTCGTACACTTCTTCGCCCTCTGGGACAGCCATCCCAATCCGTCGCCCGATCTGATGAGCAGTTGTCTGACAGTGACCGAAAACGGCACGAAGATCGGCGTCTACTCGTTCTACTGCTGCGGAGCGGACGGACGCCCGGATTTCGTGAACTATCAGGCGCTCGGCGACAAGTATTTCGAATTCAAGATGATCGCGGTGGAGGACATGCCGCAGCCTTAAACCAACGGCCGTTCCCGGGCGGGCGGGTCCTGCCCGGGCGGTTTTAAAAACTACGCACCATGAAACACATCGCATTACTGGGCTGTCTGTGCCTGCTGGCGGGCGGCTGTTCGCAGCCGGCCGAAGTTCCCGAGCCCATACCGGTGATTTTCGACACCGACCCCGGCAACGACATCGACGACGTGCTGGCATTGCAGATGCTTCTCAACTACCACAAGGAGGGACGGATCGACCTGCGCGGCATCGGCATCGGCAAGATGTATCCCCGGGCCATCGAGTACGTCGACGCCTACTGCCGTCACAACGGCCTGAACGACATCCCGCTGGGCTATGTCTACGACGGGGCCAATCCCCTGCCCGAGGCGGGCGACTATGTGACCGGGACGCTCGACACGCTGATCGGCGGCAAACCCATTCTCACCCCTGCGCGGAGCATTGCCGACGACATTCCCGAGGGGTACAAACTCTACCGCCGGCTGTTGGCCGAGGCGGCCGATTCGTCGGTGGTATTCATCGCCGTCGGGCCCTACACCAACGTAGCGCGGCTGCTGGAATCCCCCGGGGATGAGTTCAGTCCCCTGACGGGCCGCGAACTGGCGGCCCGCAAGGTGCGGCTGCTCTCGGTGATGGGCGGCACCTACAATGACGACGTCTTCAACAACCCGGAGTGGAACGTCATGCAGGACCTCGGGGCGTCGCGGACGCTCTTCGCCGAGTGGCCCACGCCGCTCGTGGCCAGCGGTTCGGAGGTCGGGACCCGCATCCTCTACCCGGCGTCGAGTGTGCTCCGGGATTTCGAAGGGGGCGAGGCGGCGCCGCTGTGCGTCTCCTACAAGATTTACAAGCCGATGCCCTACGACCGTCCTACATGGGACCTGACGTCGGTGCTATATGCCATAGAGCCCGAAGGGAGTTGTCTGGGCGTCTCCGAACCCGGAACGATCACGATCGCCGAGGACGGGTACAGCCGTTTCACGCCCGATCCCGCAGGCCGTCACCGCTACATGACCATTGCCCCGGAGGATATTCCGGGGGCTGCCGCCCGGCTGGTGGAGAGCTGTACGGGGCGGCGCGCCGAAAATAATCCGAATTAAAAACCGACCGACTATGTTTATCGTAAACAACTATCCGCTGGCCGTTCTCTTCTGCATCGTGACGATGCTCTGCTGGGGTTCTTGGGGCAACACCCAGAAGATGGCCGCCCGTACATGGCGCTACGAACTCTTTTATTGGGACTACACGATCGGCATGCTGCTGTTCTCGTTGCTCGCGGCTTTCACGCTGGGCAGCTTCGGCAGCGAGGGCCGCAGTTTCCTCACCGACATCGCGCAGGTCGAGACCGGAAAGATGTGCAGCGCCCTGCTGGGCGGCGTGATCTTCAACGCTTCGAATATCCTGCTGTCGGCGTCGGTCTCCATCGCCGGCATGGCTGTGGCTTTCCCGCTGGGGGTCGGCATCGCACTGGTGCTGGGGGTCGTCGTCAACTACATTGGGGCGCCCAAGGGCGATCCCGTCCTGCTGTTCATCGGTGTGGCGCTGATCGTCGTGGCGGTCGTCTGCAACGGGATAGCCGCCGGACGCGGAGGTGGCGGAAAGGAGTCGCCGAACCGCAAGGGCATCCTGCTGGCCGTGCTGGCGGGCGTGCTGATGTCGCTCTTCTACCGTTTCGTGGCCGCGGCCATGGACCTCACGGATTTCACCGCTCCGCGGGCCGGGATGGCCACGCCGTACAGCGCCTTCGTGATCTTCTCGGTGGGTGTGTTCCTGAGTAACTTCGTTTTCAACACGCTGGTCATGAAACGCCCGTTCGTCGGGGCGCCGGTCTCCTACCGGCAGTATTTTCAGGGAGGGCTCTCGACCCATCTGGTCGGTGTGTTGGGCGGCTGCATCTGGGCGTTGGGAACGTTGTTCAGCTACATCGCGGCCGGAAAGGCCGGTGCCGCCGTCTCCTATGCGCTGGGGCAGGGTGCGCCGATGGTCGCCGCGCTCTGGGGCGTGTTCGTCTGGAAAGAGTTCAAGGGGGCGGGCGGTTCCGTGAAACGGCTGCTGGGGCTGATGTTCCTGCTGTTCGTGGTCGGACTGGCGCTGATCGTCGTCTCCGGGGGGAGCTGATAAAAAATATTGTAGATGGAAAGGCCGTGAACAATCACGGCCTTTTTCGGTCGTGCAGGGGCCTGATTGGTCAGATAGTTACAATTTGTGGGAATATTTTTTCATTCTCCACAGGGTAGGATGCCTATCTTTGTGTTATCTGCAAAATCTATCCGCATGAAGAGCCTCTTTTTACTTTTATCGCTCCTGCTTGCCGGCTGCGGCGGGAGTTACAACAATCCGCTGGATGTCGCTTTCGGCGACCCGTTCGTGCTGGCGGCTTCCGACGGTCGTTTCTATATGTACGGTACGGGCGGGGCCGCGGCCGGATTCCGGGTCTGCGTGTCGGACGATCTCGTCACATGGCGGGATGCCGGCGTCGCCTATCAGCGCGGTGAGGAGAGTTGGGGCGTCGACTGCTTCTGGGCTCCCGAGGTGTACGAGCGCGACGGCCGTTATTACCTGTTTTACAGCGCCAACTGGCGGGAGAATCCGAACGGGGATGCCGAAACGTTCCGGATCGGTGTCGCCGTGTCCGATTCGCCGGCCGGACCGTTCACCGATATGTACGACCGTCCGATTTTTGACCCCGGCTATCCGGTGATCGACGCCAATGTGTTTTGGGACGACGACGGAAGCGTTTATCTCTACTATTCCCGCTGCTGCTACAAGCACAGTGTGGAGAGCGGGGTTTCGGAGTGGGCGCGCCGCGAAGGACTGTACGACGAGATCGAGGAGAGCTGGGTCTACGGCGTCCGGATGAAGCCCGATTTCAGCGGGATCATCGGCCAACCGGTGGCATTGCTGATGCCGCCGGCGACGATGGACGATCCTCAGGCGGAGTGGGAGAGCCGTTCGGTCACCTCCCGGGAGGTGAACCGCCGCTGGACCGAGGGCTCTTTCCTTCTGAAGGACGACGGGCGGTATTATATGATGTATTCGGCCAATTTTTACGGCGGGGAGCACTACGCCGTGGGGTATGCCACCTCCGATTCGCCGCTCGGACCCTTTGTGAAATCGGCCGACAATCCCGTGCTGCAGAAGAATACGGACCGCGGCGGGGATGTGACCGGCACGGGCCACAACATGGTGCTTACACTCGCCGACGGCGGCCGCTATTGCGTGTACCACGGACGGACCTCGGCGACAGGGGACCGGCGCGTCGTCTTTATCGACCCCATGGAGATAACCCCCGAAGGAAAACTGG is a window encoding:
- the rbsK gene encoding ribokinase produces the protein MKIVVIGSSNMDLISVAERMPRPGETVGNARFMQAFGGKGANQAVAAARLGGEVVLVAALGDDLSGRAMREHFAAEGIDTSRLVTDPENATGTALILVDAAAENAISVAPGANFSLTPEAIGSLDEVLAGAGMLVMQAEIPYRTVREAAFAARRLGVPVLLNPAPACRIDAELMAAVDILVVNQTEAACISGLSPDENPLEEVAGRLLADGPRNVVVTLGSRGSYLLNAAGSLTVPAFRVKAVDTTAAGDVFCGALAVAAAGAELSAEALRFASAASAISVTRQGAQPSIPTRAEVEEFLTKN
- a CDS encoding glycoside hydrolase family 43 protein, with amino-acid sequence MKSLFLLLSLLLAGCGGSYNNPLDVAFGDPFVLAASDGRFYMYGTGGAAAGFRVCVSDDLVTWRDAGVAYQRGEESWGVDCFWAPEVYERDGRYYLFYSANWRENPNGDAETFRIGVAVSDSPAGPFTDMYDRPIFDPGYPVIDANVFWDDDGSVYLYYSRCCYKHSVESGVSEWARREGLYDEIEESWVYGVRMKPDFSGIIGQPVALLMPPATMDDPQAEWESRSVTSREVNRRWTEGSFLLKDDGRYYMMYSANFYGGEHYAVGYATSDSPLGPFVKSADNPVLQKNTDRGGDVTGTGHNMVLTLADGGRYCVYHGRTSATGDRRVVFIDPMEITPEGKLVVHGPSTDCRPKPRL
- a CDS encoding GRP family sugar transporter; the encoded protein is MFIVNNYPLAVLFCIVTMLCWGSWGNTQKMAARTWRYELFYWDYTIGMLLFSLLAAFTLGSFGSEGRSFLTDIAQVETGKMCSALLGGVIFNASNILLSASVSIAGMAVAFPLGVGIALVLGVVVNYIGAPKGDPVLLFIGVALIVVAVVCNGIAAGRGGGGKESPNRKGILLAVLAGVLMSLFYRFVAAAMDLTDFTAPRAGMATPYSAFVIFSVGVFLSNFVFNTLVMKRPFVGAPVSYRQYFQGGLSTHLVGVLGGCIWALGTLFSYIAAGKAGAAVSYALGQGAPMVAALWGVFVWKEFKGAGGSVKRLLGLMFLLFVVGLALIVVSGGS
- a CDS encoding nucleoside hydrolase, whose product is MKHIALLGCLCLLAGGCSQPAEVPEPIPVIFDTDPGNDIDDVLALQMLLNYHKEGRIDLRGIGIGKMYPRAIEYVDAYCRHNGLNDIPLGYVYDGANPLPEAGDYVTGTLDTLIGGKPILTPARSIADDIPEGYKLYRRLLAEAADSSVVFIAVGPYTNVARLLESPGDEFSPLTGRELAARKVRLLSVMGGTYNDDVFNNPEWNVMQDLGASRTLFAEWPTPLVASGSEVGTRILYPASSVLRDFEGGEAAPLCVSYKIYKPMPYDRPTWDLTSVLYAIEPEGSCLGVSEPGTITIAEDGYSRFTPDPAGRHRYMTIAPEDIPGAAARLVESCTGRRAENNPN